The Marivirga salinae DNA window TTCCAAACTAGCCGTTTTAGATGGTTATTTGAAAGATGAAGCAGTAAAAATCCTTCTACCTGATGAATTAGAGTCGCAAATAGCAGCTCTTAAAGCAATAGAGATAAATACTTTTTTGATCGGCACTATTACGGGTGAGCAGATTTATAATCAAGGCATTCCTTTATTGGGCATTAGTAGTTTAGCAGGAAAGGAACAAGAATTGATTCTGGGTTTAAATCGGGCAGCAGAAGAAGCAGCAAAAGAAGCAGGTCCCATCTTTTTTGATGCGATTAGAGGTATCACCATTACTGATGCAGAAAACATATTATATGGATCTGACACTGCCGCTACAGCCTATTTAGTTGATAATACTTATCAATCTCTTTTTAATACTTTTGAACCAAAAGTCGATAATGCAGTTAATTCTGTGACTATTGGAAATAGAACCGTGGAAGAGCTTTATGGAAATTTTATTAGCGAATACAATAATATTTTAAACACCTCTGTTCAAATTAGTCTATTAGAAAACCCAACATTAGGCTCAATAGCTGGAATTCAAACGATAGAAGAATCGGATATATCGGCTTATGCAACTGGCAAGGGACTAGATGGATTGTTCTTAAAAGTCCAAGATGAAGAAGCCAATATAAGAAACAATGTAAATGCTAGAGTAACTAGCATTTTAGAAGAGGTTTTTGGGCTTTTAGATTAAATAATTTACTGAAATTAAAAGCATATAAACAATCAATTACAATTTTTATTAATGAATTAGGATGAAGATTAACAATTATTTATACGGATTATTTTTTATAGGTATTACGCTTTTGGGTTGTAAAGAAAATGATGTAAAAATCGATAATAGCAACTCCAACCTGGAACAATACACTCCCGATCAAGCGGATTGGACTACCTTTGATACAAAGCCATTTGAAGGCGGAACAAATACTTCTCATGCCCCTAATGGAGTGGGTTGGTTAACTGCTGAATCATGGGGTGAGGCAGAATGGGATGGTACTGTATATGACCCAACCACAATGAGTCAGGATAAATTTGCAGACTGTCTTTGTCCAAGTGGAGATCAAATTCGCGGTATTCGAGAAGTTTTTTATAAAAACAACCCCTTTGAAGATGTCAATAAACCCACTAAAGCGGAAGTAGATGAATGGCACAGAATTGCTATTAATCATATTAGAGCATTGGTAGGCTATACCTCTGAAGATCGCCAAATAAAAAAAGATCATTGCTTATTTGCACGCGCATTATGGGGCGATCAAAGAAAATTCACCACTATATGGGATGAAAAATATCCTGGCGAAAATGGGACAGCTTACGGTCCATGTCAAGGATCAGCTAATGCACATTGTGGTGCTAGTTTTATTCCAGACCTAGAAGACCAGATTTCATATTTACCAGAAGGTCATGATGGCTGTTCTACACAGGCTGGAGCAGAAGGTGTTTTCAGTGGCCCAAAATCAAACATCCCTTGGTCAATAAAATTTTCAAGAGCATTTTGTAGCACATTAAGAGCTGAAGGTTTTTGGGGAGGACATACTGGTCCATGGTTTCATAGAGAGAAATTTGGATTTAGTTTTTGGGATAATGACCCTTCAAACAATAACAATAATGCAATTTTAAGAGCAAAATGGGGTGGGAAATTAATGCCGAGTCTGTATTGTAATCCCGATGATAACAATGCAGATTGTGAATCTTAATTTATTTCTTTCATTTTTATAAAAAAAATTAAATAAGAATGCCGCTATTTAAATCATAGCGGCATTCTTCCTTTATATATTTGAAAAGCTTCTCAATTTAAAGCATAAAATATCTTCTTAACCGCACAATTATTTCATCTTTTTCAAAGTAGTAGCAACATTCAAATAGACAAAACCAATTAAAGCAACTGCAGCCCCCGTATAAAAAGTCCGTTCAAAAAAGAGAGTATCATTGCTATACACCCAGCCTGAAATAAATGCTCCCATTCCAATTCCTATTTCGAGGAATATATAAAGCGTTGCCAAGGCCTTTCCCCTTTTATTGTCTTCTGCTAAATCTATCGCCCATGCAAAAACAGTTGGTGAATTCATTCCTACTGCAAATCCAAAAATAACACCTGCTCCCATTAGACTAATAAATGAATTGGAAAAAGCTATTAACACCATAGCTATGCAAAGTAAAAAAGAAGAAACCTTCAATACTTTAACCCTTCCTATTCTATCCGAAATCTTCCCTGCAACTATTCTAACAACCAAAGAAGCCAATACAAATACTGCAAAGAATAATCCTTTATTACTAATCCCTAAATGCGTACTATAATCAGGCATTATGGTCAGCACTAATCCAAAAGAAAACACACTAAGTGCCATATAAATCGCTGGTACTAAAACTCTTTTTTCAATAATTTCATTTTTCTTGAGTTTGAGTAAACTAAAATTAAATTGCACCCTGTCTGCTAAAGTCTCATTCATTCCCGCCAAAATAATAATACTCATTAAGGCTGTGGCTGCGGAAGCATAAAACACATAATCAATCGGGAAGACACTGCCGATATAGCCTCCTAAAGCATTACCAGTAGCTGTCCCAACACTTATAGCGACTCCAATAATACCCAAAGCCTCTCCTCTTCTGTTAATGGGGACTATATCAGCTACATAAGCAGCATTTCCTGTGGGAGTAAAGCCAGTGGAAAATCCGTGAAGAAGTCGA harbors:
- a CDS encoding DUF4197 domain-containing protein is translated as MKHLTTLSLILSILYLTSCDFLNDAIEEQENTIDIAEGLKEALRVGTDTATSKLAVLDGYLKDEAVKILLPDELESQIAALKAIEINTFLIGTITGEQIYNQGIPLLGISSLAGKEQELILGLNRAAEEAAKEAGPIFFDAIRGITITDAENILYGSDTAATAYLVDNTYQSLFNTFEPKVDNAVNSVTIGNRTVEELYGNFISEYNNILNTSVQISLLENPTLGSIAGIQTIEESDISAYATGKGLDGLFLKVQDEEANIRNNVNARVTSILEEVFGLLD
- a CDS encoding MFS transporter: MKQERLINRPFIALSFSAFLFFASFNMIIPMLPDYLTSLGGGEYKGLIIALFTITAGISRPFSGKLADKIGRLPVMIFGAVVCFAAGLAYPFVTGVMAFFALRLLHGFSTGFTPTGNAAYVADIVPINRRGEALGIIGVAISVGTATGNALGGYIGSVFPIDYVFYASAATALMSIIILAGMNETLADRVQFNFSLLKLKKNEIIEKRVLVPAIYMALSVFSFGLVLTIMPDYSTHLGISNKGLFFAVFVLASLVVRIVAGKISDRIGRVKVLKVSSFLLCIAMVLIAFSNSFISLMGAGVIFGFAVGMNSPTVFAWAIDLAEDNKRGKALATLYIFLEIGIGMGAFISGWVYSNDTLFFERTFYTGAAVALIGFVYLNVATTLKKMK